Proteins from a single region of Weeksella virosa DSM 16922:
- a CDS encoding FtsL-like putative cell division protein, whose amino-acid sequence MAKKRKNTKVKKKTFAGFLRGEFLTNDTAGQNWKFMLFLVGLAFISITSAHSVDKKVVRIAELKNSVSDLKTQYTDKHSELMQLQLESSIISHTQQLGLELPSSQPYVLIEKVYVEE is encoded by the coding sequence ATGGCCAAGAAAAGAAAAAATACAAAAGTAAAAAAGAAAACTTTTGCAGGCTTTTTACGTGGAGAGTTTTTGACTAACGATACTGCGGGGCAAAACTGGAAATTCATGTTGTTTCTAGTGGGCTTAGCTTTTATTAGTATTACCAGTGCGCATTCGGTAGACAAAAAAGTAGTGCGTATTGCAGAGCTGAAAAATTCGGTAAGCGATCTGAAAACTCAGTATACAGATAAGCATAGTGAGTTGATGCAGCTACAGCTAGAGTCGTCTATTATTTCGCATACACAGCAATTAGGCTTAGAGTTGCCAAGTTCGCAACCTTATGTGTTAATCGAGAAAGTCTATGTTGAAGAATAG
- the rsmH gene encoding 16S rRNA (cytosine(1402)-N(4))-methyltransferase RsmH, translated as MMNSSYHNPVLLQESVDALVVNPSGVYVDCTFGGGGHSREILSRLDDNGRLYAFDQDEDAKQNKIEDERFELIDQNFRYLKNNLRFRGVKQVDGILADLGVSSHQFDTPERGFSIRFDGELDMRMNINSSLSAKNIVNEYDEDQLADIFYNYGELKGSRRLASEIIKARNNQSIETIEHLKDIFSFIPKNKENKFFAQVFQALRIEVNDEMAALREMLLQSGEIVRPEGRLVVISYHSLEDRLVKRYMRNGVFEGEPERDIYGNWSAPFKPLQSKVIVPSEKEIEENSRARSAKMRIAVKY; from the coding sequence ATGATGAATTCGAGTTATCATAATCCAGTTCTTTTACAAGAAAGTGTAGATGCATTGGTCGTAAATCCTTCAGGTGTTTATGTTGATTGTACTTTTGGGGGTGGTGGACACTCGAGGGAAATTCTCTCTCGCTTAGACGATAACGGTCGTTTGTATGCTTTTGATCAGGATGAGGATGCAAAACAAAATAAAATAGAAGACGAACGTTTCGAGTTGATAGATCAAAACTTTCGTTATCTGAAAAATAATTTACGCTTTCGTGGGGTGAAACAAGTCGATGGGATTTTGGCCGATTTAGGTGTTTCTTCTCATCAATTTGATACGCCCGAGAGAGGGTTTTCTATTCGTTTCGACGGTGAACTCGATATGCGCATGAATATCAATTCATCGTTATCGGCAAAAAACATCGTAAATGAGTATGATGAAGACCAATTGGCTGATATTTTCTACAATTACGGAGAGTTAAAAGGCTCGCGTCGATTGGCGTCTGAAATTATTAAAGCAAGAAATAATCAGTCGATTGAAACTATAGAACATTTAAAAGATATCTTTTCATTTATACCCAAAAACAAAGAAAATAAATTCTTTGCGCAAGTTTTTCAGGCTTTGCGAATAGAGGTGAATGATGAGATGGCTGCCTTACGCGAAATGCTGTTGCAGTCGGGAGAGATAGTTCGTCCAGAGGGTCGTTTAGTAGTGATTTCGTATCATTCATTAGAAGATCGTTTGGTGAAGAGGTATATGAGAAATGGCGTGTTTGAAGGTGAGCCAGAGCGCGATATCTACGGGAATTGGTCAGCGCCCTTCAAACCATTACAGTCAAAAGTGATTGTGCCAAGTGAAAAAGAGATCGAAGAAAATTCGAGAGCGAGAAGTGCGAAAATGAGGATTGCTGTAAAATACTAA
- the mraZ gene encoding division/cell wall cluster transcriptional repressor MraZ: MNSLFGTYECKVDAKGRLPLPAGVKKQLAEVMEDGFVLKRAIFQQCLEIHPIAEFRAKMAKINKLNRFIRKNDEFIRRFTAGVREVEVDANSRLQLSKDLIGFAKIDKDVVLVLNIDVIEVWDKEEYEKVVSADFESFADLAEEVMGNQNDEFELS; this comes from the coding sequence ATGAATTCTCTTTTCGGGACATATGAATGTAAAGTTGACGCCAAAGGTCGCTTGCCATTACCAGCAGGAGTTAAGAAGCAACTTGCAGAGGTGATGGAAGATGGCTTTGTGCTGAAACGTGCTATTTTTCAGCAGTGTTTAGAGATTCATCCGATAGCTGAGTTTAGAGCCAAGATGGCGAAAATCAATAAGCTTAATCGTTTTATAAGAAAAAACGACGAGTTTATTCGTCGTTTTACAGCGGGAGTAAGAGAGGTTGAGGTTGATGCAAATAGTAGGCTTCAGCTTTCGAAAGATTTGATCGGCTTCGCTAAGATTGATAAAGATGTTGTTTTGGTGCTCAATATCGATGTTATCGAAGTGTGGGATAAGGAGGAGTATGAAAAAGTAGTTTCTGCAGACTTTGAGAGTTTTGCAGATTTAGCTGAAGAGGTAATGGGAAATCAAAATGATGAATTCGAGTTATCATAA
- a CDS encoding alpha/beta fold hydrolase produces MSFSLKQKDNFSFIEIGEGIPIVLLHGLMGELSNFSALTDYFSKKGYRVFAPELPLYTLAPNETRVKNIAKFVHEFIEKIIGEPVVLVGNSLGGHVGLVVCKHHPKSVRALCLTGSSGLYEKSFGETYPKRGDYDYVKRKTEEVFYDPSVATKQIVDDVFDTVNDRNKAIKTLYIARDAIHYNMKDDLQNFLMPVCLIWGKQDNVTPPEVAIEFHEGLPNSDLYWIDKCGHAPMMEHPEKFNEILHEWLIKVGITAPQQ; encoded by the coding sequence ATGTCATTTAGCTTAAAACAAAAAGACAATTTCTCCTTCATAGAAATAGGTGAAGGAATACCAATCGTACTATTGCATGGTTTGATGGGAGAGTTAAGTAATTTTAGTGCTTTAACGGATTATTTTTCTAAAAAAGGGTATCGGGTATTTGCTCCAGAATTACCTCTCTATACTTTAGCTCCTAATGAAACGCGTGTAAAAAACATCGCAAAATTTGTTCATGAGTTTATAGAAAAAATAATTGGCGAGCCAGTAGTTTTGGTAGGAAATTCTTTGGGCGGTCATGTAGGCTTAGTGGTTTGCAAACATCATCCAAAAAGTGTTCGTGCACTTTGCCTAACGGGGAGCTCTGGATTATACGAGAAGTCATTCGGAGAAACTTATCCAAAAAGAGGTGATTACGATTATGTAAAACGAAAAACAGAGGAGGTTTTTTATGATCCTTCTGTTGCGACAAAACAAATCGTAGATGATGTTTTTGATACGGTAAATGACCGAAACAAAGCCATTAAAACTTTATATATTGCGCGCGATGCGATCCATTACAACATGAAGGATGATTTGCAAAACTTCTTGATGCCTGTTTGCCTTATTTGGGGAAAACAAGACAATGTAACCCCCCCTGAAGTAGCAATAGAATTTCATGAGGGCTTACCAAATTCTGATTTGTATTGGATAGACAAGTGCGGTCACGCTCCGATGATGGAACACCCCGAAAAATTTAATGAAATTTTACATGAGTGGTTAATAAAAGTAGGTATTACCGCTCCTCAACAATAA
- the yihA gene encoding ribosome biogenesis GTP-binding protein YihA/YsxC gives MSVQSAEFIKSAQTYKDCPKPDLPEYAFIGRSNVGKSSLINMLTNKRDLAKTSGTPGKTQLLNTFLINSNWYLTDLPGYGYAKVSKTNRAGFERMIYDYLEFRTNLVCTFVLVDSRHEPQKNDLKFMEWLGHKQIPFAIIFTKLDKLSSAKFQKNLNTYKRELLKTWEDLPMIFATSSSSFIGRNELLDYINTLTEQLKDEFNNK, from the coding sequence ATGAGTGTACAAAGTGCCGAATTTATTAAAAGTGCGCAAACTTACAAAGATTGTCCTAAACCAGATTTACCAGAATATGCTTTTATTGGACGATCGAACGTAGGGAAATCATCGTTAATAAACATGTTAACCAATAAACGAGATTTGGCAAAGACATCGGGCACGCCTGGTAAAACTCAGCTTCTCAATACCTTTTTAATCAACAGCAATTGGTATTTGACCGATTTACCTGGATATGGCTATGCGAAAGTTTCGAAAACGAACCGAGCTGGATTCGAGCGGATGATTTATGATTACTTAGAGTTTCGTACGAATTTGGTCTGTACTTTTGTTTTAGTTGATAGCCGGCATGAGCCTCAAAAAAACGATTTGAAATTCATGGAATGGCTCGGACATAAACAAATACCGTTCGCGATTATTTTTACCAAATTGGATAAATTATCGAGTGCAAAGTTTCAGAAAAATCTCAATACATATAAACGAGAATTACTCAAAACCTGGGAAGATTTACCCATGATTTTCGCTACCTCATCAAGTAGTTTTATCGGAAGGAACGAATTGCTCGATTATATCAACACTCTTACCGAACAATTGAAAGACGAGTTTAACAACAAATAA
- a CDS encoding type II 3-dehydroquinate dehydratase has product MKTIQIINGPNLNLLGIREPEIYGRQSFEYFFDTLKHQFPNISLQYYQSNHEGDVIDKLHEVGFLYDGIVLNAAAYTHYSYAIADAIKAIRTPVIEVHISDIYAREDFRKISVTGENCVDIISGKGLDGYRLAIEKFLID; this is encoded by the coding sequence ATGAAGACAATTCAGATTATTAACGGTCCAAATCTCAATTTATTAGGTATTCGAGAACCCGAAATTTATGGGCGCCAATCCTTTGAATATTTTTTCGATACGTTGAAACATCAATTTCCCAATATTTCTTTGCAATATTATCAATCGAATCACGAAGGAGATGTAATCGATAAGCTACACGAAGTAGGTTTTCTGTATGATGGAATTGTTCTCAATGCGGCAGCTTATACGCATTATTCGTATGCCATAGCCGATGCGATAAAAGCCATAAGAACGCCCGTAATAGAAGTGCATATTTCTGATATTTATGCACGTGAGGATTTTAGAAAAATAAGCGTAACGGGCGAAAACTGTGTAGATATAATTTCGGGTAAGGGATTGGATGGTTATCGATTGGCAATAGAAAAATTTCTGATCGATTGA
- a CDS encoding heme/hemin ABC transporter substrate-binding protein, which produces MKKIILLGCTLTFMIACNSETKTEDTQKTTIEKTKSMNTERIVSLNGSVTETLALLGKGGNIVGVDITSTFPQNIKEQAANLGHVSSISAESILALKPTLVYATSKEMKPELQKQLEQAKVTVRLIDQPMAADETKKMIATIATDMHSSNYEKYLTEIDKKIQQVKPVDQKPKVLFIYARGAGNLMIAGQKTPIENIIEMAGGINAVNNIEDYKPLTPEALINANPDYILLFDRGLQSLGGKEGVLKIEGVSATNAGKKMNIISMDGQLLSGFGPRLGEATLQLNQLLQGK; this is translated from the coding sequence ATGAAAAAAATAATTTTACTCGGCTGCACTTTGACTTTTATGATAGCGTGCAATTCGGAAACTAAAACAGAGGATACACAAAAAACAACCATAGAAAAAACAAAATCGATGAATACAGAGCGAATAGTTTCGCTCAACGGATCGGTTACAGAAACCTTGGCACTTCTCGGTAAAGGAGGAAACATTGTTGGTGTTGACATCACGAGTACATTTCCGCAAAACATTAAAGAACAGGCAGCAAATCTTGGACATGTATCGAGTATTTCGGCCGAATCGATTCTTGCCTTGAAACCAACTTTGGTCTATGCAACAAGCAAAGAAATGAAACCAGAATTACAGAAACAATTAGAGCAAGCCAAGGTTACCGTCCGTTTAATCGACCAGCCAATGGCAGCAGATGAAACCAAAAAAATGATTGCAACGATTGCCACAGATATGCATTCATCTAATTATGAAAAATATCTAACCGAAATAGACAAAAAAATTCAACAAGTAAAACCCGTAGACCAAAAACCAAAAGTCTTATTTATCTATGCGCGTGGAGCAGGAAATCTCATGATTGCCGGACAGAAAACTCCAATAGAAAACATAATAGAAATGGCTGGCGGCATCAACGCGGTGAACAACATAGAAGATTATAAACCTTTGACTCCTGAAGCGCTGATTAATGCAAATCCTGACTATATCTTACTTTTTGATCGAGGCCTACAAAGTTTAGGTGGCAAAGAAGGGGTACTAAAAATAGAAGGAGTCTCGGCAACCAATGCGGGAAAAAAGATGAATATCATTTCTATGGATGGGCAGCTTTTATCAGGATTTGGACCTAGATTAGGCGAGGCTACCTTGCAATTAAATCAGTTATTACAAGGAAAGTAA